Proteins encoded in a region of the Stieleria neptunia genome:
- a CDS encoding DUF1559 family PulG-like putative transporter — protein MASGGFTLVELLVVIAIIGILVGLLLPAVQAAREAARRMQCSNNMKQIALATLNYESTYKQLPPGPWDGDPGTSNPSGRTSDACCRAANRAGWSAQWRILPFLEQAAVYDLATNDPPWWPNRPNNSREDDVAQVLIPVYYCPTRRAPTGYGSAKFGRVDYAGNGGFYHGRPDTAVNFIPEAPLGAPAVSTRSRSNGGLIKKRAGAIIWAKDGDKRRLADIRDGLTHSIVFAEKSLPYTEHGLDGGDNERWNNAGWDTDTIRWHFPPKSDNDAYAPDRDAGGSTNWNHYFGAAHVGVHAALCDGSVQFYNFNVDATIWKNLCVVDDGESLEENHVN, from the coding sequence ATGGCATCCGGCGGTTTTACGCTGGTTGAGTTGCTGGTCGTTATCGCGATCATCGGAATCTTGGTCGGGCTGCTGTTGCCGGCAGTGCAAGCTGCCCGTGAAGCGGCTCGCAGAATGCAGTGCAGCAACAACATGAAGCAAATTGCACTCGCGACTCTGAACTACGAAAGTACGTACAAGCAATTGCCGCCCGGGCCCTGGGACGGAGATCCCGGCACCAGCAACCCGTCCGGTCGGACGTCCGACGCGTGCTGCCGAGCGGCGAACCGCGCGGGATGGTCGGCACAGTGGCGGATTCTGCCGTTCCTGGAGCAGGCCGCCGTCTACGACTTGGCGACCAATGATCCGCCTTGGTGGCCGAATCGTCCGAACAATTCGCGCGAAGACGACGTCGCCCAAGTGCTGATCCCCGTCTACTACTGTCCCACCCGGCGGGCGCCGACCGGATATGGCAGTGCGAAATTTGGTCGGGTGGATTACGCCGGAAACGGCGGTTTCTACCACGGCCGACCCGACACGGCCGTCAACTTCATTCCCGAAGCTCCGCTCGGTGCACCCGCGGTTTCGACCCGCAGTCGATCCAACGGAGGCCTGATCAAGAAACGCGCCGGTGCCATCATCTGGGCCAAAGACGGTGACAAACGTCGCCTGGCTGATATCCGTGACGGCCTGACCCACAGCATCGTGTTCGCCGAAAAGTCACTGCCCTATACCGAGCATGGACTTGACGGTGGAGACAACGAACGCTGGAACAACGCGGGTTGGGATACCGATACGATCCGTTGGCACTTTCCGCCCAAATCGGACAACGATGCGTATGCTCCCGATCGCGATGCCGGCGGATCGACCAACTGGAATCATTACTTCGGCGCCGCGCACGTCGGTGTTCACGCCGCCCTCTGCGACGGATCGGTGCAGTTCTACAACTTCAACGTCGATGCAACGATTTGGAAGAATCTGTGCGTCGTTGACGATGGAGAGTCTCTTGAAGAAAACCACGTCAATTAA